In Bacteroidota bacterium, the sequence ACGAGTTGTAGCCACTGCGAAACAGCACGGCCATCCGGTTGAGCGGTGTCCCACCCTCGCGCTCTTCGAGGACCACCTGGCAGACGAACTTGCTCTGCCACGCGTCGTCGGGGGCCTGCACGAGCGCGGGCAGTTCCCCGGTCTGCTTCTCGGTGAAGAGTGTCTTTTCGTACTTCTCCTGCGCCTGCTCCAGCACCCGGTTGGCGAGGTCGAGGATGGGCTGCGTCGAGCGGTAGTTCTCCTCCAGCTTGTAGAGCTTCGTGCCGGGGAAGTGCGTCGGGAAGTCGAGGATGTTGCGGAAGTCGGCACCCCTAAACCGATAGATCGACTGCGCGTCGTCGCCGACGGCAGTGACGTTGCCGTGGACGGCCGCGAAGTGCCGGACGAGGTCGGCCTGCATCCGGTTCGTGTCCTGGTACTCATCGACCAACACGTGGCGGCAGCCCGCCGAGACGTGCCGCGCGGTGTCGGGATGCTGCTGGAAGAGGTGCTGCGTCTGGAGGAGGAGGTCGTCGTAGTCCATCAGCCCGTGGCGGCGCTTGTAGTCCGCGAAGGCCGTCTGGAGCGCGTCGAGGTCGTCGAGGTGGACGAGGAACTGCGGGTACTTCGCCTCCACGACCTCGTCGAGGCGCAGCGCGCGGTTGGCCGTCGCCGAGAACATCGCCTGGAGCGTGCGCTTCTTCGGGAAGCGTTTGCGCCCCGAGCCCAGCCCGCGCTCCGTGCGGATGAGGTCGATCACGTCGGCACTATCCGTGGCGTCGAGAAGCGTGAAGCCCTTCGGGTAGCCGATTTTCTCCGCGTGGATGCGCAGGATCTGGAGGCAGAAGCTGTGGAAGGTGCCGCCACGCACCCGCTGCGCGCGCCCGTCGAGGAGGTCGGCGGCGCGGTTGAGCATCTCGCGTGCCGCGCGCCGCGTGAAGGTGAGCAGCACGATCTGCTCCGGCGGCGTGCCCGTCTCGATGAGGTAGGCCACGCGCCAGACAAGCGTCCGCGTCTTGCCCGTCCCTGCGCCCGCTACGATGAGCGTCGGGCCGCCCGGGGCCGTCGCGGCGGCGTACTGCTGCTCGTTGAGCGCCCCGGCATAGTCGAGCGTCAGCGCGGCCTCCGGCGTGGCTGGGGCGTCGGGCGTCGGGTCGGGCTTGAGGACGAAGCGGCGGGCCACGGCGGGGAAGTGAGAAGTGGGGGAAGTTTGAAGGGGGAAGTGTACGCAAGGCCTCGTCCGAAGAGCCGAGCCACGCGCGCAAACTCACGAGGCGTCCCGTGCGATCCAAACGGACCCGGGAGGTGATGCTGCCCGTACCTTGGCGCTTCGTCTCTCCCAAGTGCCTCCCCATGCCCGACGCCCTTTCCACGCCCAACACCGCCTCCGTCCCTGGCGATCTCGCCACGGTCCGCGACACGCTGCTCGCCGCCGAGCGCGTCGTCATCACCTCGCACCTACGCCCCGACGGCGACGCCCTCGGCTCGACGCTGGGGCTCGCGCTCTTCCTGCGCGGCCTCGGCAAGACCGTCCACTGCTTCAACCCCGACGTGCCGCCGCGCAACCTCGGCTGGCTCCTCGACGAGTTGGGCGAGGTCGTGCAGTTCGACACCGGCGACATGGCGCACGTGCAGGCCGTCGCCGAGGCCGACGTGATCGCGGTCGTGGACACCAACGCGAAGCAGCGGCTCGGCTGGATGGGCAACAGCGTCCAGGGCGCGAAGACAACGAAGGTGCTCATCGACCACCACCCGCGCCCGGAGTCGTGGTTCGACCAGAGCTACGTCCGCACCGAGGCGGCCTCGACGGCGGAGCTGATCTACGACCTCATCGCCGCGCACGACGTATCGGCCATCGACACCGGCATCGCGACGGCGCTCTACACGGGCATCGTCACGGACACGGGCTCGTTCCGCTTTGGCGCGACGCGCCCGAGCACGCACCGCATCGTCGCCGACCTGATGGAGCGCGGCGGCATCACGCCCGAGCCGATCCACATCGCGATCTACGACGGCGTCCAGCGCGAGGACCTGCGCCTCCTGAGCCTCGCCCTCAAGACGATCCGCACGCACTACGACGGCCGCCTCGCCACGCTCTACGTCGCCCAGCAGATGCTCGACGAGACCGGCGCGCCGATGGACGCCTCAGAGCCGTTCGTGCAGTACGCGCTCAGCCTCGACGGAGTGGAGGCCGCCGTGATCTTCCGCGAGGTCAAGGGCGGTGTGAAAGCGTCGTTCCGCTCCAAGGGCGACTGCCCGATCAACGGCTGGGCCGCGCGCTTCAAGGGCGGCGGTCACCCCAACGCCGCCGGCGCGTTCGTGAGGGGCGGCGAACTCCACGCGACGATCAAGCGCGTCGTCAAGGCCGCACCCGAGCACCTCTCCGGTGCCCCGGAGGAATTCGAGGCGTCGGACACGCTCTCTGCCGAGACGATGGCCCTCCTTCAAGCGATGCGCGAGCAGGGCGGGTGATGTATCAAGGTGTGGGGGTTTGAACGTGTGAACGTGCAGGCCACCGCGCCGCGAGCTTTCTCTCGTTCATACGTCCGCACCTGCACACGTCCACACGTCCCCATGACCGACCGCGCTGCCCGTCTTGCCTTCGTCCGCGACCTTGCCGTGGAGGTGGGCGCGCTGACGCTCGACGGCTGGGGGCGTACTACCGGGACGGCGAAGACGGCGGACCGCTTCGACGTGGCGACGGAGTACGACCGCCGCGCCGAAGCGCTCGTGCGCGAACGCCTCGCGGCAGCCTACCCCGGCGAGCCGATCCTCGGCGAAGAGGATGGCCTCGAAGGCGACCCCGACGCGGCCCGCACGCGGCTGTGGGTCGTCGACCCCATCGACGGGACGCTGAACTACCAGCGCGGCCTACCGATGTACGCCGTCAGCATTGCCTTCTGCGAGGACCTCGTGCCGACCGTCGGCACGACGCACTGCCCGGCCAACCAGCAGACGTTTGCCGGGGCGACGGGCCTTGGCACGACGATGCAGATCGCCGACCGCGCGCCCGTGCCGATGCAGCCAAACGCGCATGTGCCAACCCGTGATGCGCTCTTCGACGTGACGGGGCCGGGCACCTACGCGCTCGTGGCCGCCGCCGACCGCCTCGGCGTGCCGCGCCAGACGTGGCGCTACCTCCGCAGCGCGTGCATGAGCTTCGCCTACGTCGCCGCCGGGCTGCTCGACACGACGCTGCACTCGGGTCTCTCGCTCTGGGACTGCGCCGCCGGCGACGTGCTCCTGCGCGAGGGCGGCGCCCCCGGCATCACGGACTTCGACGGGCACCCGCTCTTTCCTGACCGGCTCGCGGCCTGGTTGGACGATGCCAGCGAGACGGCCCGCGCCGCCTTCCCCGCGACGGCTGCTGCGTCCCAAGCGCTCCTCAACGGCCACGCGCTGCGTCTCGTCGCCGAGGCCCGCGCCGGTGCAGGAGGACTGCCAACCGGGCAACCGGGGCGGTAGGGCAGACGGGTTCCGTGCTCGGCTGGGGCTCCCCCCGCTTGACACGCCTGGACGGCGGTCAAGCTGTCCCCCTCGCGGGTGAGGGGGACAGTCCGAGGAGCGGAGTTCGTCAGAACGGAGGCGACGCAGGACGGGGGGAGCCGCCCCAGCACAGCGCGCCAATCGCAATGCCTCTGTTGCGTATGCATCGGAGTTCGATGTATACTCTCGCATGGATACGACGCAACTCTTCCGGGGCACGCTCCAGACGGTGGTGCTCCGGCTGCTCGCCGAGCGCGGGCGCATGTACGGCTACGAACTCACCCAGCACGTCCGCGACCGCACCGACGGCGCGCTGACCATCAGCGAGGGCGCGCTCTACCCGCTCCTCCACAAGCTCGTCGCGGCGGGTTTGCTCGACGTGGAGACGGCGCGGGTGAACGGC encodes:
- a CDS encoding ATP-dependent helicase, translated to MARRFVLKPDPTPDAPATPEAALTLDYAGALNEQQYAAATAPGGPTLIVAGAGTGKTRTLVWRVAYLIETGTPPEQIVLLTFTRRAAREMLNRAADLLDGRAQRVRGGTFHSFCLQILRIHAEKIGYPKGFTLLDATDSADVIDLIRTERGLGSGRKRFPKKRTLQAMFSATANRALRLDEVVEAKYPQFLVHLDDLDALQTAFADYKRRHGLMDYDDLLLQTQHLFQQHPDTARHVSAGCRHVLVDEYQDTNRMQADLVRHFAAVHGNVTAVGDDAQSIYRFRGADFRNILDFPTHFPGTKLYKLEENYRSTQPILDLANRVLEQAQEKYEKTLFTEKQTGELPALVQAPDDAWQSKFVCQVVLEEREGGTPLNRMAVLFRSGYNSYDLETELNRRRIPFVKFGGLKLNEAAHVKDVLAHLRVAENPADAVAWNRVLRLLDGIGPKTAAQLVEWIAQAEDPYTLDAPFVSPRFVEEIKRLAALLQALRTSDDGLPVQLETLLGYYEPILARTYTEDHPKRQQDLDHVAGLAEGYASRGDFLEALTLDPIDLTALDAEAALDDEPPLVLSTIHSAKGLEFDSVFLIQALDGVIPSQYSLGSDAEIDEELRLLYVAVTRAERQLFVSYPMLQRRRRTGDFFARPTRFLDGLPETVLEPWTLVQDHQGPEQNTPPKQLPEGSEDTPKQLGTGE
- a CDS encoding bifunctional oligoribonuclease/PAP phosphatase NrnA, with translation MPDALSTPNTASVPGDLATVRDTLLAAERVVITSHLRPDGDALGSTLGLALFLRGLGKTVHCFNPDVPPRNLGWLLDELGEVVQFDTGDMAHVQAVAEADVIAVVDTNAKQRLGWMGNSVQGAKTTKVLIDHHPRPESWFDQSYVRTEAASTAELIYDLIAAHDVSAIDTGIATALYTGIVTDTGSFRFGATRPSTHRIVADLMERGGITPEPIHIAIYDGVQREDLRLLSLALKTIRTHYDGRLATLYVAQQMLDETGAPMDASEPFVQYALSLDGVEAAVIFREVKGGVKASFRSKGDCPINGWAARFKGGGHPNAAGAFVRGGELHATIKRVVKAAPEHLSGAPEEFEASDTLSAETMALLQAMREQGG
- a CDS encoding inositol monophosphatase produces the protein MTDRAARLAFVRDLAVEVGALTLDGWGRTTGTAKTADRFDVATEYDRRAEALVRERLAAAYPGEPILGEEDGLEGDPDAARTRLWVVDPIDGTLNYQRGLPMYAVSIAFCEDLVPTVGTTHCPANQQTFAGATGLGTTMQIADRAPVPMQPNAHVPTRDALFDVTGPGTYALVAAADRLGVPRQTWRYLRSACMSFAYVAAGLLDTTLHSGLSLWDCAAGDVLLREGGAPGITDFDGHPLFPDRLAAWLDDASETARAAFPATAAASQALLNGHALRLVAEARAGAGGLPTGQPGR
- a CDS encoding PadR family transcriptional regulator, translated to MDTTQLFRGTLQTVVLRLLAERGRMYGYELTQHVRDRTDGALTISEGALYPLLHKLVAAGLLDVETARVNGRQRKYYHVTAEGRAAAAEQVRAFEAFVETMRAVLAPLPPPAPSTS